The Papaver somniferum cultivar HN1 chromosome 3, ASM357369v1, whole genome shotgun sequence genome includes a region encoding these proteins:
- the LOC113360884 gene encoding pentatricopeptide repeat-containing protein At3g22470, mitochondrial-like isoform X3, giving the protein MILFIRNVSFSHSLLHKAHPLILITTGRSYVSHSKTQLEVLVFDQCKSGQIKKLEDALGFFDKMVSVKPLPSTETFNQLLISVSKIRCCVDAFEMYRRMKLVGIQPNVFTANILINCCCQLSRLDCAFSLFGEMLKRGFEIDIITFTSLIKGLCLQGKVCLALEVFEKMIEMGIRPNVVTCGTVISGLCRIGEVGSALELQKKMGRWNCKPDIVSYGAIIDSLCKRGSVNEALNLFSRMIKDQGIVPSVIVYSSLISGLCNSDRLSEALRLFYNMSGRGIAADAIIYSSLIHGISKRGLWKEAKTFFDEMVDRGISPTVVTYSILVDSLSKEGKMREAGKLDEAHRLFDSMVDKGLEHDEHSFTVLINGYCKNFRLHDALQLFKKMKQNGLKPTQVTYSTLVNGLCRAGRIRNAQSLFDEMQSVGISPNIVTYGALLDGLCKNGYIDEAVDLFQSLEGMGFKYNIRIYSLVIDGLCKAGKFEDAKRLFDDLPNRALVPNVITYTILISGTCKEGMLFEAEKLLFEMEKNGCMPNAVTYKTLIKGFLEAKDFKKAKELLQKMREKNFH; this is encoded by the exons ATGATTCTTTTCATCAGAAATGTAAGTTTCAGCCATTCTTTGTTACACAAAGCTCATCCTTTGATTCTAATCACAACCGGTAGAAGTTACGTATCTCATAGTAAAACTCAACTTGAAGTTCTAGTCTTTGATCAATGCAAGTCTGGTCAAATCAAGAAACTTGAAGATGCATTGGGTTTCTTCGATAAAATGGTTTCAGTGAAACCATTACCATCAACTGAAACATTTAACCAACTATTAATTTCAGTATCGAAAATTAGATGCTGTGTTGATGCATTTGAGATGTATAGGAGGATGAAACTGGTTGGAATTCAACCTAATGTATTTACAGCTAACATTTTGATTAATTGTTGCTGTCAATTAAGTCGGTTGGATTGTGCATTCAGTTTGTTTGGTGAAATGCTTAAGAGGGGTTTTGAAATTGATATTATAACTTTCACTTCTCTGATCAAAGGGTTGTGCTTGCAAGGGAAAGTTTGTCTTGCTCTTGAAGTGTTTGAGAAAATGATCGAAATGGGAATTAGACCGAATGTCGTTACTTGTGGAACTGTAATTAGTGGGCTTTGTAGAATTGGTGAAGTAGGTAGTGCGCTTGAGTTGCAAAAGAAGATGGGTAGATGGAACTGCAAGCCTGATATTGTTTCATATGGTGCAATCATAGATAGTCTATGCAAAAGAGGGTCAGTGAATGAGGCTTTAAATCTCTTTTCCCGAATGATAAAAGATCAGGGAATTGTCCCAAGCGTTATTGTTTATAGCTCTTTGATCAGCGGACTTTGCAATTCAGATCGGCTGAGTGAGGCTCTGCGACTCTTTTATAACATGTCTGGTCGAGGCATTGCTGCAGATGCGATCATTTATAGTTCTCTAATTCATGGTATCAGCAAACGTGGATTGTGGAAGGAAGCGAAGACATTTTTTGATGAAATGGTGGATAGAGGGATCTCCCCAACAGTAGTAACATATAGCATACTAGTAGATTCTCTGTCCAAAGAAGGGAAGATGAGAGAAGCAG GTAAGCTTGACGAAGCGCATAGATTGTTTGATTCAATGGTGGATAAGGGCCTTGAACATGACGAACACAGCTTCACTGTGTTGATCAATGGGTATTGCAAGAACTTTAGGTTGCATGATGCTCTGCAGCTCTTcaagaaaatgaaacaaaatggaTTAAAACCAACACAAGTTACTTACAGTACACTAGTGAATGGACTATGTCGCGCTGGAAGAATTAGGAATGCACAAAGCCTGTTTGATGAGATGCAATCTGTTGGTATATCTCCAAATATAGTCACATATGGTGCCTTACTGGATGGCCTTTGCAAGAATGGATACATTGATGAAGCAGTTGATTTATTTCAATCTCTGGAAGGTATGGGGTTTAAATATAATATTCGAATTTATAGTTTAGTTATTGATGGCTTGTGCAAGGCTGGTAAATTTGAAGATGCAAAAAGATTGTTTGATGATCTCCCAAACAGAGCACTAGTTCCTAACGTTATAACATATACCATATTGATCAGTGGCACGTGTAAAGAAGGTATGCTATTTGAGGCCGAAAAATTACTGTTTGAAATGGAAAAGAATGGTTGCAT
- the LOC113360884 gene encoding pentatricopeptide repeat-containing protein At3g22470, mitochondrial-like isoform X2 produces the protein MILFIRNVSFSHSLLHKAHPLILITTGRSYVSHSKTQLEVLVFDQCKSGQIKKLEDALGFFDKMVSVKPLPSTETFNQLLISVSKIRCCVDAFEMYRRMKLVGIQPNVFTANILINCCCQLSRLDCAFSLFGEMLKRGFEIDIITFTSLIKGLCLQGKVCLALEVFEKMIEMGIRPNVVTCGTVISGLCRIGEVGSALELQKKMGRWNCKPDIVSYGAIIDSLCKRGSVNEALNLFSRMIKDQGIVPSVIVYSSLISGLCNSDRLSEALRLFYNMSGRGIAADAIIYSSLIHGISKRGLWKEAKTFFDEMVDRGISPTVVTYSILVDSLSKEGKMREAGGLCLTGKLDEAHRLFDSMVDKGLEHDEHSFTVLINGYCKNFRLHDALQLFKKMKQNGLKPTQVTYSTLVNGLCRAGRIRNAQSLFDEMQSVGISPNIVTYGALLDGLCKNGYIDEAVDLFQSLEGMGFKYNIRIYSLVIDGLCKAGKFEDAKRLFDDLPNRALVPNVITYTILISGTCKEGMLFEAEKLLFEMEKNGCMPNAVTYKTLIKGFLEAKDFKKAKELLQKMREKNFH, from the exons ATGATTCTTTTCATCAGAAATGTAAGTTTCAGCCATTCTTTGTTACACAAAGCTCATCCTTTGATTCTAATCACAACCGGTAGAAGTTACGTATCTCATAGTAAAACTCAACTTGAAGTTCTAGTCTTTGATCAATGCAAGTCTGGTCAAATCAAGAAACTTGAAGATGCATTGGGTTTCTTCGATAAAATGGTTTCAGTGAAACCATTACCATCAACTGAAACATTTAACCAACTATTAATTTCAGTATCGAAAATTAGATGCTGTGTTGATGCATTTGAGATGTATAGGAGGATGAAACTGGTTGGAATTCAACCTAATGTATTTACAGCTAACATTTTGATTAATTGTTGCTGTCAATTAAGTCGGTTGGATTGTGCATTCAGTTTGTTTGGTGAAATGCTTAAGAGGGGTTTTGAAATTGATATTATAACTTTCACTTCTCTGATCAAAGGGTTGTGCTTGCAAGGGAAAGTTTGTCTTGCTCTTGAAGTGTTTGAGAAAATGATCGAAATGGGAATTAGACCGAATGTCGTTACTTGTGGAACTGTAATTAGTGGGCTTTGTAGAATTGGTGAAGTAGGTAGTGCGCTTGAGTTGCAAAAGAAGATGGGTAGATGGAACTGCAAGCCTGATATTGTTTCATATGGTGCAATCATAGATAGTCTATGCAAAAGAGGGTCAGTGAATGAGGCTTTAAATCTCTTTTCCCGAATGATAAAAGATCAGGGAATTGTCCCAAGCGTTATTGTTTATAGCTCTTTGATCAGCGGACTTTGCAATTCAGATCGGCTGAGTGAGGCTCTGCGACTCTTTTATAACATGTCTGGTCGAGGCATTGCTGCAGATGCGATCATTTATAGTTCTCTAATTCATGGTATCAGCAAACGTGGATTGTGGAAGGAAGCGAAGACATTTTTTGATGAAATGGTGGATAGAGGGATCTCCCCAACAGTAGTAACATATAGCATACTAGTAGATTCTCTGTCCAAAGAAGGGAAGATGAGAGAAGCAG GTGGTCTGTGTTTGACAGGTAAGCTTGACGAAGCGCATAGATTGTTTGATTCAATGGTGGATAAGGGCCTTGAACATGACGAACACAGCTTCACTGTGTTGATCAATGGGTATTGCAAGAACTTTAGGTTGCATGATGCTCTGCAGCTCTTcaagaaaatgaaacaaaatggaTTAAAACCAACACAAGTTACTTACAGTACACTAGTGAATGGACTATGTCGCGCTGGAAGAATTAGGAATGCACAAAGCCTGTTTGATGAGATGCAATCTGTTGGTATATCTCCAAATATAGTCACATATGGTGCCTTACTGGATGGCCTTTGCAAGAATGGATACATTGATGAAGCAGTTGATTTATTTCAATCTCTGGAAGGTATGGGGTTTAAATATAATATTCGAATTTATAGTTTAGTTATTGATGGCTTGTGCAAGGCTGGTAAATTTGAAGATGCAAAAAGATTGTTTGATGATCTCCCAAACAGAGCACTAGTTCCTAACGTTATAACATATACCATATTGATCAGTGGCACGTGTAAAGAAGGTATGCTATTTGAGGCCGAAAAATTACTGTTTGAAATGGAAAAGAATGGTTGCAT
- the LOC113355223 gene encoding uncharacterized protein LOC113355223 yields MGDDNKVLRVFCIATADTKLEELLFLSDSVQSNLDIFCKNNQCDDHSFEIQVTVVDVSADTHTKDAVSFKNFPYVTREEILSNYKQHDETFEETDLPNDRGEAVAVMSKSLKNFLKKTLDDQLLAGAIGLGGTGGTSLLSNALRELPVGIPKFIISTVASGHTSHYIGTSDLILLPSVIDICGINSISRVVFCNAGAAFAGMVAGRIFGLKNTSNVTKKLTVGITMAGITNPCVNVVKERLEKLGFETLVFHATGVGGRAMEDLVRSGYIQAIMDITTTEVADYLVGGIMGCDSSRFDAGLETGVPLVLSVGALDVSTFRAEQVPSLFNQRNLLMHNEQITAMRTTAEESKRFASFIAEKLNKASSKIRICLPEKGISSLDSPGKPFYDPVATTTLIDEILNLVVTNDDLQVKKCPYHINDREFADVLVDSLLQIL; encoded by the exons ATGGGGGATGATAATAAGGTTCTGCGAGTTTTCTGCATTGCAACagctgataccaagttagaaGAACTTCTTTTTTTGTCTGATTCAGTACAGTCTAATCTTGACATATTTTGCAAAAACAACCAATGTGATGATCACTCATTTGAA ATTCAAGTGACGGTTGTGGATGTTTCAGCTGATACGCACACAAAGGACGCCGTGAGCTTTAAGAATTTTCCATATGTAACAAGAGAAGAAATTTTGTCTAATTACAAGCAACACGATGAAACTTTTGAAGAAACTGATCTTCCTAATGATAGAGGTGAAGCAGTTGCTGTTATGAGTAAATCACTCAAAAATTTCCTTAAGAAAACTCTTGACGATCAACTTCTTGCCGGAGCTATTGGTCTAGGAGGCACCGGAGGGACATCGTTACTATCAAACGCTTTGAGAGAACTTCCTGTTGGAATTCCAAAGTTCATTATATCAACTGTTGCTAGTGGTCATACTAGCCATTATATCGGTACATCGGATTTGATCTTACTCCCATCCGTGATAGATATATGCGGGATTAACAGCATAAGCCGTGTCGTGTTTTGTAACGCTGGTGCCGCTTTTGCTGGAATGGTGGCCGGGAGAATTTTCGGACTTAAAAATACTTCTAATGTGACTAAAAAACTCACTGTTGGTATAACTATGGCTGGTATTACTAATCCATGTGTAAATGTTGTAAAAGAAAGATTAGAGAAATTAGGCTTCGAAACACTGGTTTTTCATGccactggtgttggtggtagagccATGGAGGATCTGGTTAGAAGTGGATACATACAG gcTATAATGGATATCACAACCACTGAAGTTGCAGATTATCTAGTGGGAGGTATTATGGGATGTGACAGTTCCCGCTTTGACGCTGGTCTAGAGACGGGGGTGCCTTTGGTTCTAAGTGTAGGGGCGTTAGATGTATCGACATTCAGAGCTGAACAAGTACCTTCCTTGTTTAATCAAAGGAACTTGCTTATGCACAATGAGCAG ATTACGGCCATGCGGACCACTGCAGAGGAAAGCAAGAGATTTGCTTCTTTTATAGCTGAGAAGCTGAACAAAGCATCGTCAAAGATACGTATTTGTTTGCCAGAGAAGGGTATATCTTCGTTGGACTCACCAGGGAAACCCTTTTATGACCCTGTTGCCACTACGACTCTCATCGATGAAATTCTGAATCTAGTTGTCACAAACGATGATCTCCAGGTGAAGAAGTGTCCTTATCATATTAACGATCGCGAATTCGCCGACGTGTTGGTCGACTCCTTGTTGCAGATATTGTAG
- the LOC113360884 gene encoding pentatricopeptide repeat-containing protein At3g22470, mitochondrial-like isoform X1, whose amino-acid sequence MILFIRNVSFSHSLLHKAHPLILITTGRSYVSHSKTQLEVLVFDQCKSGQIKKLEDALGFFDKMVSVKPLPSTETFNQLLISVSKIRCCVDAFEMYRRMKLVGIQPNVFTANILINCCCQLSRLDCAFSLFGEMLKRGFEIDIITFTSLIKGLCLQGKVCLALEVFEKMIEMGIRPNVVTCGTVISGLCRIGEVGSALELQKKMGRWNCKPDIVSYGAIIDSLCKRGSVNEALNLFSRMIKDQGIVPSVIVYSSLISGLCNSDRLSEALRLFYNMSGRGIAADAIIYSSLIHGISKRGLWKEAKTFFDEMVDRGISPTVVTYSILVDSLSKEGKMREAGDLFEEMISLGKEPNALTYNSMIGGLCLTGKLDEAHRLFDSMVDKGLEHDEHSFTVLINGYCKNFRLHDALQLFKKMKQNGLKPTQVTYSTLVNGLCRAGRIRNAQSLFDEMQSVGISPNIVTYGALLDGLCKNGYIDEAVDLFQSLEGMGFKYNIRIYSLVIDGLCKAGKFEDAKRLFDDLPNRALVPNVITYTILISGTCKEGMLFEAEKLLFEMEKNGCMPNAVTYKTLIKGFLEAKDFKKAKELLQKMREKNFH is encoded by the coding sequence ATGATTCTTTTCATCAGAAATGTAAGTTTCAGCCATTCTTTGTTACACAAAGCTCATCCTTTGATTCTAATCACAACCGGTAGAAGTTACGTATCTCATAGTAAAACTCAACTTGAAGTTCTAGTCTTTGATCAATGCAAGTCTGGTCAAATCAAGAAACTTGAAGATGCATTGGGTTTCTTCGATAAAATGGTTTCAGTGAAACCATTACCATCAACTGAAACATTTAACCAACTATTAATTTCAGTATCGAAAATTAGATGCTGTGTTGATGCATTTGAGATGTATAGGAGGATGAAACTGGTTGGAATTCAACCTAATGTATTTACAGCTAACATTTTGATTAATTGTTGCTGTCAATTAAGTCGGTTGGATTGTGCATTCAGTTTGTTTGGTGAAATGCTTAAGAGGGGTTTTGAAATTGATATTATAACTTTCACTTCTCTGATCAAAGGGTTGTGCTTGCAAGGGAAAGTTTGTCTTGCTCTTGAAGTGTTTGAGAAAATGATCGAAATGGGAATTAGACCGAATGTCGTTACTTGTGGAACTGTAATTAGTGGGCTTTGTAGAATTGGTGAAGTAGGTAGTGCGCTTGAGTTGCAAAAGAAGATGGGTAGATGGAACTGCAAGCCTGATATTGTTTCATATGGTGCAATCATAGATAGTCTATGCAAAAGAGGGTCAGTGAATGAGGCTTTAAATCTCTTTTCCCGAATGATAAAAGATCAGGGAATTGTCCCAAGCGTTATTGTTTATAGCTCTTTGATCAGCGGACTTTGCAATTCAGATCGGCTGAGTGAGGCTCTGCGACTCTTTTATAACATGTCTGGTCGAGGCATTGCTGCAGATGCGATCATTTATAGTTCTCTAATTCATGGTATCAGCAAACGTGGATTGTGGAAGGAAGCGAAGACATTTTTTGATGAAATGGTGGATAGAGGGATCTCCCCAACAGTAGTAACATATAGCATACTAGTAGATTCTCTGTCCAAAGAAGGGAAGATGAGAGAAGCAGGTGACTTATTTGAAGAAATGATTAGCTTAGGCAAAGAACCTAATGCACTTACTTATAACTCAATGATAGGTGGTCTGTGTTTGACAGGTAAGCTTGACGAAGCGCATAGATTGTTTGATTCAATGGTGGATAAGGGCCTTGAACATGACGAACACAGCTTCACTGTGTTGATCAATGGGTATTGCAAGAACTTTAGGTTGCATGATGCTCTGCAGCTCTTcaagaaaatgaaacaaaatggaTTAAAACCAACACAAGTTACTTACAGTACACTAGTGAATGGACTATGTCGCGCTGGAAGAATTAGGAATGCACAAAGCCTGTTTGATGAGATGCAATCTGTTGGTATATCTCCAAATATAGTCACATATGGTGCCTTACTGGATGGCCTTTGCAAGAATGGATACATTGATGAAGCAGTTGATTTATTTCAATCTCTGGAAGGTATGGGGTTTAAATATAATATTCGAATTTATAGTTTAGTTATTGATGGCTTGTGCAAGGCTGGTAAATTTGAAGATGCAAAAAGATTGTTTGATGATCTCCCAAACAGAGCACTAGTTCCTAACGTTATAACATATACCATATTGATCAGTGGCACGTGTAAAGAAGGTATGCTATTTGAGGCCGAAAAATTACTGTTTGAAATGGAAAAGAATGGTTGCAT